A window of the Falco rusticolus isolate bFalRus1 chromosome 1, bFalRus1.pri, whole genome shotgun sequence genome harbors these coding sequences:
- the PRR14L gene encoding protein PRR14L isoform X1 produces the protein MLSSGVEPLLDSSVSALTKELYTGLPEGISTEFMAVSEPNVGLDAKSDVLTPVLAQSDSQSAEHHRTSGVEKFCQKTEDLAERLKGIPHGPAELLTEKLLKAADLEEDEKNKKRNFRILDCSGDGYQKENKEARCAEECHAECCAPTPGESWSKQEDPHLNQHEVKSLRTGCTEIAGSLKNREEDQANVQVTAESLPKLTDEVQGMKSDGTRIFSKAGYRNDRVSKGLPPESNECPDVDSVMARAGVLETSMLDFLEPLKVTNVESATDHTQETNEYNGLKALSAMPLRTGGNVVSLSETRGEKLPRQNPVNELSTSLANCQTCQRDEENNARDFCTGPVPKHNEPHRLSSVESCRTLSTKSSEGLCSVLKSISYLDFRNTPLENSTAAHGILNETPEKHLPKNTESQTHYDHGTGFVENRTSTSIPVEQILVVRSKGLSSTKIDHREVSASISKSYISEFEEAAEVRRKIAVGDNVEVCSWPEAQEGANSEHCHSSVFSSVVSSPEELSKEKFKMVPSEGVKLKKDQWQFSVSDLCKDDVKENSLLMETANIASHEIGQTDTCFYNTSRKISPPSSHSCLDLSTKLEKDSSEAQLLEKESKSNTSEELAGSLAETTEANSNDSLSTSKTNLIYMLNVTLPPVAQNSRELHQHECPPCTAAEVSNRDKGWNNLSGKKSVGASGIAGEQVAEIVLRKDKFKSSVSSRTFDNPNMTSKIFQKNTKSSVGETESVVSGLESEHGGTWNCNNQDQCTAASTSCVLLGSSCIDYVFPNSHSSNIEVDKKIEENDDLEGEVSGAYNSKKSIICPEARSSLLCGSLPCEDDWGNRGVDLHEINDISTAKNMFCSAYTAEKCIATSVSDEISNKNMEVVKQFNICGIPDGSEVDCDGDEAKEHTSMCALQTDEFDKIRTVDSPKAPKGNWRNKVSGNRRNESSEQLLGRYLNKKNCVHNSGFCSCPLGPKKRELDTYEKKAVSSLTANPSELRSTLICDTCPLLNNMNIQARHASQTEKILCPMEDQCLACQSEFDGPDPGSKQHLESLNNQPNTGLQTTASSVEETKIPIGCSQSEEMLLKTSNDLPPLVCKYAQQDSFPGTLKGNVMNLDSFSCVRNEDCSGSGFISDLTEEKAIKLKEQENGCERGDKGILKESFSDSKSHWVQHACFIKCAKEQEELELAGNKMQQSLPTKWLVEDQKNIVSAQFLPFSSIHGSLSCKPENMNVLSETENKKSLRIKSTLNNSCPQLTFEPGKETDAQKGIGPSHFGKLIDIQDSFNETQADSETPSALNLGICQPEKEKLCVSSENTQIDNCDSSSAKVLNKDSSVTKPLSVTVSVKRKNSNTKIPSAENEMAASFLNGAKSSRVCAHSKESLRDEGHSMVTVKDMDVTATKSTHCGEKFKNTYVQEKMGREVAPRKKSPVDSCLDGEDCQWALLQDSKESGSKIDTHSAENFGNVLEKITRSNLYNLSKERKHDTNLTNLAGTSLLSETVHDGQAEGVSDAETSPELQYNTTPTFYPHTRILSNSCKEPFPNCVVCSEVCVPYELNAQSQENVKEITEGQDTIPTHSVCKANVALSSERLDQIETCQVLKRKKEYEKMEVHLSDKAQQEQKSEYQGKAKITLQPSMLHSFELICSSSNELVTSRNKEFEGPSEEMFAVKSSENKLCSTLQEVRRPKITTDIISSQFLKTRDSEMENLNLNLGYVGSPGAFGTLNKLRGSLPLKRQPARACKKVSTSYQLKTVRKKNSSLFFEVPPEILPKQENTLLKSLYVPCKSSTMEMETAMRFMHMPRQRAERCSLLNSLKFRKCTKEPALLSKLSAMASKLLAPAKSIHNLEPLPYSSEILPASERYSQRRSKNLLEAFSCINRNLQSCWADSWCTKMFSFQSLALYPVESTKILSSGLSHKPPTSFLDTPVFPISVHIKLESSPVTDLTGITSQHSVPHKLVLREMPAPPSKLTFSFLLSQSCSNTRAFKEDSSLNNELHSLSVTTPRAVALHPDHGRNAIAERRGACSMLGLHTVLALSSPGCYRIWTRKRNLSSHIPTIQRLFISQFTQGLKGARYPTSVSDDLVSSLPYSLGRVLSIWSQHGPSACLSEITPLHSNHCKWQPGVGIENSYAMLPHLPIQSMEALQTAGHEICLEASFPLPLPKSCSLPESLPSPPRLSASELQVHALDKADASILACLRSQDDTELKKTEPEKRPKKVSQIRIRKTVPKPDPNLTPMGLPKPKRLKKKDFSLEEIYTNKNYKSPPPSRSLETIFEEPKERNGHLISVSQQKRKRILEFQDFTLPRKRKTRGKIKAVGSFTRAKKAALQSVELDTLLSQKLMDLEAFFAKEAEQEQASSI, from the exons TGACAGTCAGTCAGCTGAGCATCATAGGACTTCTGGAGTAGAAAAGTTTTGTCAGAAGACGGAGGACTTGGCTGAAAGGCTGAAGGGGATCCCGCATGGGCCAGCAGAATTGCttactgaaaaattactaaAGGCTGCAGACCTTgaagaggatgaaaaaaacaaaaaaagaaactttagGATACTAGACTGCTCTGGTGATGGataccagaaagaaaacaaagaggcaCGATGTGCTGAGGAGTGTCATGCTGAGTGCTGTGCTCCAACTCCGGGGGAAAGTTGGTCAAAACAA GAGGACCCTCACTTAAACCAGCATGAGGTGAAGTCTTTGAGAACTGGTTGCACTGAAATAGCAGGATCTCTGAAGAACAGAG aagAAGACCAAGCAAATGTTCAGGTGACAGCTGAAAGTCTGCCAAAGCTCACTGACGAAGTACAAGGTATGAAGTCTGATGGGACTAGGATATTTAGTAAAGCAGGATACAGGAATGACAGAGTGAGTAAAGGTCTTCCACCTGAGAGCAACGAATGCCCAGATGTAGACTCAGTCATGGCCAGAGCTGGGGTTTTGGAAACCAGCATGTTAGATTTTTTAGAGCCTTTAAAAGTCACAAATGTTGAATCAGCCACAGATCATACAcaagaaacaaatgaatataATGGGTTGAAAGCCCTTAGTGCCATGCCATTGAGAACAGGGGGTAATGTTGTATCTCTTTCGGAGACTAGAGGAGAAAAATTACCCAGACAAAATCCTGTTAATGAATTGAGTACATCACTTGCTAATTGCCAGACTTGTCAGCGGGATGAAGAAAACAATGCTCGTGACTTCTGTACTGGTCCTGTACCTAAACATAATGAACCACATAGATTGTCATCAGTAGAAAGCTGTAGAACACTCTCCACAAAAAGTTCTGAAGGCTTATGTTCGGTTCTGAAAAGCATCAGTTACCTGGACTTTAGAAACACACCACTAGAAAATAGTACTGCAGCCCATGGAATTCTGAATGAAACACCTGAAAAGCATCTTCCCAAAAACACTGAAAGTCAGACTCATTATGATCATGGAACTGGGTTTGTAGAAAATCGAACCTCCACATCCATACCAGTAGAGCAGATCTTAGTGGTAAGGAGCAAAGGATTATCTAGCACTAAAATTGATCACAGGGAAGTAAGTGCTAGTATAAGTAAATCATACATCTCTGAATTTGAAGAGGCTGCTGAAGTCCGGAGAAAAATTGCAGTGGGAGATAACGTTGAAGTTTGTAGCTGGCCTGAAGCTCAAGAGGGTGCTAATTCTGAGCATTGTCATTCTTCAGTTTTTAGTTCTGTTGTTTCATCACCCGAGGAgttgtcaaaagaaaaatttaaaatggtCCCATCAGAAGGTGTTAAGTTGAAAAAGGACCAGTGGCAGTTCTCTGTCAGTGATCTATGCAAGGAtgatgtaaaagaaaacagtctatTGATGGAAACAGCCAACATTGCTTCCCATGAAATtggacagacagacacatgTTTTTATAATACCTCCAGGAAAATTTCTCCTCCCAGTAGCCATAGCTGTCTGGATCTTAGTACCAAGCTAGAAAAAGATTCATCTGAGGCACAACTGCTTGAAAAGGAGTCTAAAAGTAATACATCAGAAGAGTTGGCTGGCAGTTTAGCTGAAACTACAGAAGCTAATAGTAATGATAGTTTGTCCACTAGCAAAACTAATTTGATTTATATGCTAAATGTAACTCTACCTCCTGTTGCACAAAACTCAAGAGAACTTCATCAACACGAGTGTCCTCCTTGTACTGCTGCTGAGGTTTCAAACAGGGACAAGGGTTGGAATAatctctctggaaaaaaatcagttggtGCTTCTGGAATAGCAGGGGAACAAGTTGCTGAAATTGTGCTTCGTAAAGACAAATTCAAGTCTTCAGTAAGTTCCAGGACTTTCGATAATCCTAATATGACAAGCAAAATTTTCCAGAAGAACACGAAGTCTTCAGTGGGAGAGACAGAGAGTGTGGTCTCTGGTTTAGAAAGTGAACATGGTGGCACGTGGAATTGTAATAATCAAGACCAGTGTACAGCTGCCAGTACTTCCTGTGTTTTATTAGGGAGTTCATGTATAGATTATGTTTTCCCGAACAGTCATTCTTCTAACATTGAGGTTGATAAGAAGATTGAAGAAAATGATGATTTGGAAGGAGAAGTTTCAGGTGCATATAATAGTAAAAAGTCAATCATCTGCCCAGAAGCCCGTTCCTCTTTGCTTTGTGGATCTCTTCCTTGTGAAGATGACTGGGGCAACAGAGGTGTAGATCTGCATGAGATAAATGacatttccacagcaaaaaacatgttttgctcAGCTTATACTGCAGAGAAATGTATTGCTACCTCAGTAAGTGATGAGATTTCAAATAAGAATATGGAGGTTGTGAAACAATTTAATATTTGTGGAATACCAGATGGCAGTGAAGTTGATTGTGACGGAGATGAGGCAAAAGAACATACCAGCATGTGTGCTCTTCAGACAGATGAATTTGATAAAATAAGAACTGTGGATTCTCCAAAGGCTCCTAAAGGCAATTGGAGAAATAAGGTGAGCGGCAATCGGAGAAATGAGTCTAGTGAACAGCTATTAGGCAGatatttgaacaaaaaaaactGTGTTCATAATTCTGGATTTTGCAGCTGTCCATTAGGCCCAAAGAAGAGAGAGTTAGACACTTATGAGAAGAAAGCAGTGTCATCACTCACAGCTAATCCCTCTGAGTTACGTAGCACTTTGATCTGTGATACATGTCCATTACTTAACAACATGAATATTCAAGCACGACATGCTAGCCAAACAGAAAAGATCCTTTGTCCAATGGAAGATCAGTGTCTTGCATGTCAGAGTGAGTTTGATGGCCCAGATCCAGGCAGCAAGCAACATTTAGAAAGTTtaaacaaccaaccaaacactGGCTTACAAACTACAGCTAGTTCTGtggaagaaaccaaaatacCAATTGGCTGCAGTCAAAGTGAAGAGATGCTGTTAAAAACAAGTAATGACCTGCCTCCATTAGTTTGTAAATATGCACAACAAGACAGTTTTCCAGGAACTCTAAAAGGGAATGTAATGAATTTGGACTCTTTCAGTTGTGTGAGAAATGAAGACTGTTCAGGATCAGGTTTCATCAGTGATCTAACTGAAGAGAAGGCAATCAAATTAAAAGAACAGGAGAATGGATGTGAAAGAGGAGATAAAGGAATTCtcaaagaaagcttttctgaTAGCAAATCACATTGGGTACAGCATGCTTGCTTTATCAAATGTGCAAAAGAGCAAGAAGAGCTAGAGCTTGCAGGGAACAAAATGCAACAATCTTTGCCAACGAAGTGGTTGGTGGAGGACCAGAAAAACATAGTTAGTGCCCAATTTTTGCCCTTCTCATCAATTCATGGGAGTCTGTCATGCAAGCCAGAAAATATGAATGTGCTTTCAGAGAcggaaaacaaaaaaagtctgagaaTAAAATCTACCTTAAATAACTCTTGCCCACAGTTAACATTTGAGCCTGGTAAAGAAACTGATGCTCAAAAGGGTATTGGTCCATCCCATTTTGGAAAGTTGATTGACATCCAGGATTCCTTCAATGAGACTCAGGCGGATTCAGAAACACCATCAGCTCTGAACCTGGGAATCTGTCAgcctgagaaagaaaagctatgTGTGTCATCTGAGAATACACAAATAGATAATTGTGATTCATCTTCAGccaaagttttaaataaagattcTTCAGTGACAAAACCTCTTTCTGTAACAGTGTCtgttaagagaaaaaacagcaataCTAAGATTCCATCTGCAGAGAATGAAATGGCAGCTAGCTTTTTGAATGGTGCAAAAAGCTCAAGAGTTTGTGCACACAGCAAAGAAAGTCTGAGAGATGAGGGGCATAGCATGGTAACTGTAAAAGACATGGATGTAACTGCAACAAAAAGTACTCACTGTGGAGAGAAGTTTAAGAACACATATGTGCAAGAGAAGATGGGAAGAGAAGTAGCCCCTAGAAAAAAGTCACCTGTAGATTCTTGTCTTGATGGAGAAGATTGTCAATGGGCCTTGTTACAAGATTCCAAAGAGTCTGGTAGCAAAATTGACACTCACAGTGCTGAgaattttggaaatgttttggaaaaaatcaCAAGATCTAATTTATATaatctttcaaaagaaagaaaacatgatacAAATCTCACAAACTTAGCGGGTACCAGTCTACTTTCAGAAACTGTGCATGATGGTCAAGCTGAAGGTGTGTCTGATGCAGAAACCTCACCAGAATTGCAGTATAATACAACACCCACATTTTATCCACATACGAGAATACTATCAAACAGTTGCAAAGAACCATTCCCAAACTGTGTGGTTTGCAGTGAAGTATGTGTGCCTTACGAATTAAATGCACAGAGtcaagaaaatgtaaaggagATTACAGAAGGCCAGGACACTATACCGACTCATTCAGTTTGCAAGGCAAATGTGGCTTTATCTTCAGAGAGACTTGACCAAATAGAGACATGTCAGGTACTTAAGCGAAAGAAGGAGTATGAGAAGATGGAAGTACATCTGTCAGACAAGgcacagcaggaacagaagTCAGAATATcaagggaaagcaaaaatcacACTGCAACCAAGTATGTTGCACAGTTTTGAACTCATATGCAGCTCTTCAAATGAATTGGTGACATCAAGAAATAAGGAGTTTGAAGGTCCTTCAGAGGAGATGTTTGCTGtcaaaagcagtgaaaataaactATGTAGCACTTTACAAGAGGTTAGAAGGCCAAAGATTACCACAGATATTATTAGTTCACAGTTTTTGAAGACTCGGgattcagaaatggaaaacctGAACCTTAATTTAGGGTATGTTGGAAGCCCTGGTGCCTTTGGAACTTTAAATAAACTAAGAGGATCTCTTCCACTAAAAAGACAGCCTGCAAGGGCATGCAAGAAAGTTTCCACATCATATCAGCTAAAAACcgtaagaaaaaaaaatagttcactTTTTTTTGAGGTTCCCCCAGAAATATTGCCTAAGCAGGAAAACACACTTCTCAAATCTTTGTACGTACCTTGTAAATCATCGACAATGGAAATGGAAACAGCCATGAGATTCATGCATATGCCGAGGCAGAGGGCCGAGAGGTGCAGTTTGTTGAACAGCTTGAAATTTAGAAAATGTACCAAAGAACCAGCATTGTTGAGCAAGCTGTCTGCAATGGCTAGCAAACTCCTGGCACCTGCCAAAAGCATCCATAACTTAGAACCTCTGCCATATTCTTCTGAAATTCTTCCAGCGAGTGAGAGGTACAGCCAACGTAGATCTAAAAATCTATTGGAAGCCTTTTCTTGCATTAACAGGAACTTACAATCATGCTGGGCTGACAGTTGGTGCACCAAGATGTTCAGCTTTCAGTCTTTGGCACTTTATCCTGTAGAATCTaccaaaatactttcttcaggCTTGAGCCACAAGCCTCCAACGTCTTTCTTGGATACCCCAGTTTTCCCAATTTCTGTTCACATAAAATTGGAATCCAGTCCTGTGACAGACCTCACAGGGATTACATCCCAGCACTCTGTACCTCACAAACTAGTTTTGCGAGAAATGCCAGCACCACCTTCAAAATtgactttctcttttctcctgtctCAGAGCTGTTCGAATACAAGAGCTTTTAAGGAAGATTCCAGTCTAAATAATGAGTTGCATTCTCTCTCTGTAACAACTCCAAGGGCTGTTGCCCTTCATCCTGACCATGGAAGAAATGCCATAGCTGAAAGAAGAGGAGCTTGCTCCATGCTTGGCCTTCACACAGTGTTAGCACTTTCTTCCCCTGGATGTTACAGGATTtggacaagaaaaagaaacttaagCAGCCATATTCCTACCATCCAGAGACTATTTATATCACAATTCACACAGGGTTTGAAAGGGGCAAGGTATCCAACTTCTGTATCAGATGACCTCGTCTCTTCCTTGCCATACTCATTGGGCAGGGTACTATCCATATGGAGTCAGCATGGTCCTTCTGCCTGTCTCTCCGAAATCACTCCTCTCCATTCCAATCACTGCAAGTGGCAGCCAGGCGTGGGCATCGAGAACAG TTATGCCATGTTACCGCACTTACCTATACAGAGTATGGAAGCACTACAGACTGCAGGTCATGAGATATG tCTGGAAGCTTCATTCCCTCTTCCGTTACCAAAGTCCTGCTCACTTCCAGAATCATTGCCGTCTCCCCCCAGGCTTTCAGCATCTGAGCTCCAGGTTCATGCCCTTGATAAAGCTGATGCTTCTATTCTTGCCTGTCTTAGATCCCAAGATgacacagaactgaaaaaa actGAGCCAGAAAAGAGACCAAAGAAAGTCTCACAGATCCGAATCAGGAAAACTGTTCCTAAGCCGGACCCTAACCTTACTCCAATGGGACTACCCAAACCAAAAAG GCTTAAGAAGAAAGACTTCAGTTTAGAAGAAATTTACACAAACAAGAACTATAAGTCCCCTCCTCCATCCAG GAGCTTGGAAACAATCTTTGAAGAGCCCAAGGAGAGAAATGGACACTTGATCTCTGTcagccagcagaagagaaagcgGATTCTGGAGTTTCAGGACTTTACTCTTCCCCGGAAAAGGAAGACACGAGGCAAAATCAAAGCAGTGGGTAGTTTCACCCGAGCAAAAAAAGCTGCACTGCAGAGTGTGGAATTAGATACTCTTTTGAGTCAGAAGCTAATGGACCTTGAAGCCTTTTTTGCAAAGGAGGCTGAGCAGGAGCAGGCCTCTAGCATCTGA